In Canis lupus familiaris isolate Mischka breed German Shepherd unplaced genomic scaffold, alternate assembly UU_Cfam_GSD_1.0 chrUn_S1748H1944, whole genome shotgun sequence, the DNA window TGCCCTGTTCCACCAGTAGCCTGTTGCAGAAACCCTCCCACCTCCTTTGGGGGCCGTCAGTCCTGTCCAAGAACTGTTACGACAGTGCCTGCCCGGGGCCTCTTCAGGGAGGTGACCTAGAAGTATCAACTCTCAGCACACGTTTCACTTTCCAGTGGGATTATACAAGGTAAAAAAGGagaaacttccttttatttctgtctgctgtctacaagagcaCCGAAACCTCCTGGGATCTATGACACAGGAGCATGTTGTAATTCCTGCTCTGAAGAAGTGCTGCTGTTCATCACAGGGACAGCTTTACAAGATATGTAACTAAAAGAATCGTAAATTATGGCCTGCTGATTAGTCTATTATCTTCCTAAAGTATTATCATATTCTGATAATCAGTGATCATTCaccaaatgtattcattttcccTTGGAAAGTTGGATCTGTAACTTGAGACATTAAACTCAAACATTCCTGGGATTGCATGTGGTCATAAAGATCTATTCTACTTTAGGGGGAAGAAAATGTCTCCCTATTACATTCTAAGTATTCTTGATGATTTACACTTATTCCCTTAAAAACCTGGCATCATGCCTAACCTAGCACTTATTgatgatttcataaaaatatttgtaaggtgTCCCAAATAGTCTGTTTCATATGTAACTCAGTGAGCTTCagctattgttattattagttattcatcatgactattattttttaaagattaatttattttacagagaggcaggggacaggggcagagagagacagaatcttaagcagactccacgctcagcatggagcttgacacgAAGCTCCAAATCATGACCCTGATCATGGCtggagctgagaccaagagtcagacactcaacccactgcacCAACCAGGAGTGTCCATCGCTACTGctattgaaaaatcaaaactctgAGTCAAACAGACCTAGAGTCAAACCAGGTCTATACTTCATTTACCCCCCATAACTTACCTCAGCCTTCTTTCCATCATATGTTCAAAAGAAACGGTAATCTACACATGTAGTAAACTGGacaggaaaaaatacacaaacgTATGCACATACACAAGGtatgtaaaatctgaaaaagcctAAGGGACTACGTTAGTGGCGATGTACCCACATGGTCACCATAACTATGCGAGATGAGGAAGCAGGGTCAAGTGTACACGGGATCTGTATTATGTATTTCAACACATGAATCCACAGTTATCTCAAAGTACAGTTAAAGCAAGACAAGTGGTGGTTAATATGACTGTTATAAGAATGCAAAAGAACAAGGCACATAGTCCCGTGGTTGGCACAAAAGAGGCatttgatggattttttaaagattttatttattcatgagacagagagacagacagaggcagagacataggcagaaagagaaacaggctccatgcagcgagcccaaagtgctactcgatcccgggactccaggatcacaccctgggctgaaggctgatgcttaagcactgagccacccaggcgtccctgataaaaaggttttaaaaattgggcagcctgagtggctcagcagtttagcactgcctttgggccAAGGCTTGATCcgacaggatcaagtcccactgtgggctccctgcctgcttctccctctgcctgtgtctcttgactttctctctgtctctttgtctctctctctctgtgtctcttatgaataaataaaatcttaaaaaaaaagagttaaaaaaaataaagtgacttcTTAAGACTTCCTCAAGTGGCAACTGCCCCTTACTAGAATTCTGTCTATACCTTTACTCAACTTCACTTCAAAAAGTTTGGTTCTCTAATGAAGAACCAAGAGGAGCAGATGAATAAGCATCCGCATAAAACACATAAAGTGAAAGATCCCTATAATTTCTAATCTGTGGATAAAACCTGAAAGGAGTCTGGGGGACTAACCAAATAGCAAATCACTTCGAGATTGATGACATATGCCTTATTatctaaattaaaatagaaacacagggacacctgggtgattgaGAAGCTGagtgtctaactttggctcagggcgtgattctggcccaggatccagccccacattgggcttttatggggagcctgcttctccctctgcctgtgtctctgtgtctctcacaaatcaataagtaaaatcttttacaaataaaataaaatagaaaacacatataagaaaatcaacttctgaagatgattttttaaaaattatatggccCCGATATTTAAGCTGAACTACATTCCTTTTCAAATCataaacaaggaaaacatttaGAAAGCAACAGATAAGCTCAAGGAGATCACAAAAACCAACCTTCACAGGAGACCTATTTCTCCTCTGGCTCAGTGTCCTTTACAGTTTATCCAGGTGTGCTTTCAATTCATCTGAGTTTGAAAGTGAACGGCAAGGAACAGCAAGGTAATTCATTccaagattgaaaataaaatgatagctaCAGGAAATTACTCCATCAATGCTAACTGCTTCTGTCACTTATTCTTTGGTTATGAAGGTAATGTGGAAAGGTCTAATATCCATAAATCATTATGATGCTTTAtacttcattttgaaaacaatcctgtctttttatgtatttcatcagGCCTCGTTCCGACACTAGCGTATCTGTCAGTTTTTAGCACTGTCAGCAACAGACCTAgctcatttgtctttatttctccaaagcATTCCTCCTGCCTGTGCCTTTCTCAGAACACTAGTAGCTGACAGTTTCTCTCTGCCCAGAGAGTTCTAGCCTCAGACTTCTGCTACTGTAGCCACCCAGGTAGAACAGAGGACATCCCCACGCACAATTTTTTGAGCAGGAGAGTGAATGCAAATCAGCACAGTATCCGCATAAGGTCCTCGGTGACAGGACTTTTGGAAACATTTGCAGCGGCTTCTGGTTTTCACTCCCAGGATCTCACACTTGTGTCTGCGCCAGGAAGAGCTCTGCTCAGGACCGGGCCCAAGGGAGCCGGGTGGCAGGGAGCTCCGAAAGGCACACTTACATCATCAGCCAAGACTGCTGTGCTGTGGAGGATGGGCACAGGGTTCTACTTCTCATAGTAGTAGAGCTTTTCATgaatctagaagaaaaacaagagtatACAAGTTCACCTGCTAGCAAACAGTGAGATAGTTGAAGGGTTTTCAGCACTGCGAATAGAAACAGATCCactaaacctcaaaaaaaaattaaacgttTCTATAAATCTGTAGATAATAAATAAGTGGGCTTATTTCTATGGTCCAGTCTGATTCTTCTTTAAGATTCTCATGTCAATGTTCTATGTTTAAATCAAAGTTTTTCTAATTGCGACATCATTGACATGTACCACTGTAATACTTTTtatatgtacaacataatgatttgctgtatatatatattgcaaaatggttaCCACAGTAAATTTAGTTACTATCACTGTACATTGTTACATGAGATGTCAAATGGGGGTAAAAATCATTATCAAATAGAGCCCACATAAAAGCTAAACCTTTTTCCCTTGAATAATTATGatagttttctaaaatatgtaacttCTAAAACATATTGCTTCAGTACTTTAAGTATCAGTTGTAGTTCATATCTCTACTAAATACATACATGATGATTAATAAGGCGGCAGCCACTTGGGTTGGTACGTGATAACCATTAGAAGCAAGGGAACTGGCGTGGTGTGTGCCCTCCTGAGCATGCTGTTCCTTTCGCTtcgtcttttttttcccccagattgtCAACCTTTCTCCCAAATTCAAACTTCTAAGAAACAGAGGGAATGCTCCTAGATGAAGACATTTCTCAGAACTATTGAGCTTAGATAACTTTCTGTCctgtaaaacaagtaaaattatacTATCAGGGAATAATTGGGTCCTTTCTTTCCCAACATTACCCAAGAAACAACAAAGGTGAGAATGTATTTTTAGTGCACTAGAAGACACATGGAGTTCCTTAAAAAATCTGCTTTAACAAATGCAAAACTGTTGGCTTTTACGTTTTATCTACTTCAGCTCTTACACAGGTGCCTTTAAAATGTTATACTTGAAAACTTACTTGAGCCTCTTCTTACTTACAGTTGAAGAAATTACCCCCCgcactatatatataaaacagttgcACCGCagaatttccagtttttaatagGTATCAAGTAATACACTCAGAGGTATCAGGCCATCTACTCTTTAAATAATAACTGGCGATGGTTCcacacatagaaacaaatgagttGGGACTTAAAACTCAGGCCACCTGGCTCAGTGTCAGAGCTTGTCGTCACTCCACATGCCTGCCTCTCAGATTAACATCTTGTCTGCCTTTTCCACGGACCTCAATCATGGCTGGATGAACAGGATAGAGAGAGGCTCGCAGATATGTGACAAATAATACTGGCTGTTTCTAATGACTACGGGATTAGGAATGGCTTCTCTTCACCCctccctgtcttttttctttccgacaattcttaatttttccagATGAATTTGTATTGATTCTGTACCATAATTACAACTTAAACATTATATGCCCCAAATAAAGACATTCTTCTccacttcatttccttcttctgagGGTCTTTTATAAACAAGGAGCCCCTCTTTCCACATCATCATCTTTCCATCTTCACCCAAGTGAGTTGAGTGCGGACCCCTACCCTGCCAACCCTGGGACGTTGTATTGTATCAGGAGTTTTTAAATGCTCTCCCAGAATTTCCAAATGCTGGTAACCCTATGATGATATGTGTTTTACTCCaggacataattttaaatatgaagttggtatgaaagtaaaaattacttCAAGTAATTAATGTTCaatctcacaaaatattttctaccatatgTACCAATAGTGTTTTCCGGGTGTGACCAGGTAATATGGGAATTctatttacagaatttatttataaatttccaaatactAGCCATCTCATCGTGGCTTTCCCAAAAGGGGCCTCACTTGGCTAGATATTTGGGTCACTTAATGTGCCGTGGAATCCATTGATGATATCTTACTGAGACTTTCCTCATTAGTTCTCGCAACTGAAGTtggctttttttctcctggtCCTGTCTTTATGGGGTCATAATATCAGTGTTACACTGCtttcgcttttttttttacactgtggAAAGTTTCAATCTTTTTCTATGCTCTCAAATCTCAATGCCACTAAAGTAAtcttttctttaagtgtttgatgGCATTCCCATGGGAAACCAGGAGGATCAGATACATTATGGAGGGCAGCTTCATCCCCCAACTTTATTTCTTGTGGGTGGTGTATGGAAATTTCTCCATTtaggttttctatctcttcctttgTCAGTTACAGTAAACACCGTTTTCCTacaaaattactcatttttttctggccttaaaaaattaaatgaatctgACTCagttgggggatggggcagaTGGCAGAGGATTAGGGGTCCTCAagcacctggccccaccaacttacctagaccAGAGACCCCTTCTGGATCTCCTTCAGAGGTGGCTCGtggcccctgcagcccccgcccATCCCCATGCATCTCCTCGTGTTCGCAGGCTGCTCTGCCAGCACTCACCATTCGGGTCCTTCTCACAGTAGCACTGGTACTTGCACTCCACCACGTTCTCCAGAAAGGCCTTCACCTGCTCCTTGTCCTCGAAGTCCACCAGGCCTGGCACGGACCCTGCTGGCCTGGCAGAGCTCAGCCTGCCTCTCTGCATGCCTGTGGCATGGTCACGTGAGCAAGTGGAAGGCCATGGCCTGGGGCGGAGCCTCCGGCTGGAGCCTGGGcgaggctgggcagggctgggcagggcgtGCCCCCAAGGTCTCTGTGCTGGTCTCCCATTCAGGAAGGGAGTGCACAGTCCATCTACCTTTGAAGACCCTTGGCTGTTGCCACACCTCTTgcttctctggctccttccctctAACTGGTGACAGCCTCTCTGCAGCACTTCTGTGCCAGCTTTATGCCTCCCAGCATTACAGGATCCGTGGTCTCTCATGTGGCCCATGGGCAGTTTCCACTGGCAACTTAGcactactgaaagaaaaaaaatcaattaatatttttatgcacCTGGATTTGAAGTTGCAAcaggattattatttttgcataattGTTTTCATAAGGCTGTGCCAGTGCTGCACAGGCTAAGCTTGTCAGAGCTTTGCTATTAACCTTCGCAGCACTGCTTATCACCATTGTGTTTGGAAAATTTCTACTATACAACTATAATTATCTCAAGTCATATATTCAAGTAATTAAGATAGGTAAAAGACTTCAAATTAGTTCATAAAAGCCTAGTCATTGAATATAGCAAtacagaggtgtctgggtggctgacttgattaagcatccaactcttgatcttggctcaggtcatggtctttgggtcatgagattgagccccatgttgggctctggactcagtgtggaatctgcttgagattctctctcctccttctacccctctcctctctctctctctctctctctctctctaacaaatgttgggaaaataaagaaaatactaatataaaCATAGAGATTCCTATCTTCTGAATATTTAGGATCTAATTCCCAAACAATCCAAGGTTACAGGAATATAGACATTATGATATTCACCAATAAACTGACAATGTTCATACCAGCCctcatttaaacatttcttccCACCTAATACATGCCCTCTATGCTGTCATTGGTTTTTACCTTGGATGCCATTAACATGACTGCAAAAATACAGGACTTCACAGGGCTGATGAAAATGATGACGAAGTGATGCTGGTGGTAAACAAGCCTCTGAAAGAGGTCTGCTAGTCAGCAACTGAGAAAAATGTAACATATCTGACAAAACTCCCCACTTTGAAAGGGAACAATCTGAATACcgaactttaaaaatgaacaaaaaccaaatacTACTGGAGAAACtaaagtcttcaaatatttttgttaaactgCCCTTTTAACTGGAAAAGTCAAAGTGCTATTATAAAATGTTGGCAGCAATATTATGCCAACAAAGGAAAATTCAGCAGGATACAATGCATCCATGCTAAGAATTAGCAGTTACAACTGTAACCTACAatattcttaattacatttcaaatgtggtcacattttatatttcctgttCCTACATAAAGTTCTGTTCACTTCCCCCaccattttcttgctcttttcgtACCTGTTTAATGCAGATTAATTGTAACTGGCCTTTTCCTACTATGTATTATTACTAGATAAATGGACCACAGAATAACAACATCAACAGAGAAAGCTAACAGGGTTCCGACCTTCACTGAGAGTGAATCTAGCTATGCCAGAAGTGGaactgaaaatgcatttatttcacaaaagcaaccaaaaaaaataataagccacCCAAACAGTGTCAGAATACAAAGTACAATAATAAGAATTAGGTTTTCTTTATCCTGAGAGCTAatttcccccacctccagggcTTTGTCATTTAAGAAATTCTGTTATACAGTGTCATGAAGCCACCAAATTtctccaataatttttaaattaaggacatCGACCTTTTGCCAATAAACTGTTTCCAGAGAAAGCACAAACTAACGCTTTCTAGGATAAAAACTGATAGCCactaaaaatagagatgaaaacaaaatagactatACAGGACAACTGGATTCCTACATGCACAAGAATGTAGATTCTTAGATccctatctcacaccatacacaaaaaattagcTGCAAATTTTAAATCAAGGGGTAAATCCTCATAACCTTGGGTTTGCAAAGAGATTCTTAGATATGCTACCAAGAGCATAAGCAGCACAAGATAAAATGGACACTGATCTTTATAGAAATTAGAACTTTTGTACAAAGGATACTATCAGACAAGTGAAATGATAGCctacacaaggggaaaaaatatttgcaaggcgAAAATatgataagggtttaatatctaaaatatataaaaaatgccaaactcaacaacaaaaaggcaatcaGATCGCCAAAGACTAcctgaaaacatgctcaacatcattagtcattagggaaatgcaaatcaaaaccacaatgaactacCACTTCATGCCCAcgagaatggctataatcaaaaattaCTCAGTGTAACAGGTagtgatgaggatatggagaattggaaccctcatataatgctggtaggaatgtaaaatggtgcagactCCACGGAAAACACTTTGATGGTTCCTTCTCACAAGCCTAAACAGAATTACTATATAAGCAGGCATTTCAGCTGCTAAGTGTCTACCCAAAAGAACCGCAATCGGGACTCAAAACAGATAGTTGTACAGCAATGTCCATTGCAGcaccattcacaatagccaaaaggtggacacatgcaagtgtccatcaacagacaaatggacaAACAACATGCAGTGTATACACATAGTGCAATGTTATTCAACcatgaaagagaaggagattctgatacatgctacatggacaaaccttgaaaGCATTGCATGGAGTGGTATAGTTACAAAAGGGCAAGTACTGTATAGTTCCATTTATGTGAACTatgtaaaacagttaaaatatagagacaaagcgtagaatggtggttgctgggagct includes these proteins:
- the LOC119869196 gene encoding uncharacterized protein LOC119869196 isoform X3 — translated: MLVVLSCQWKLPMGHMRDHGSCNAGRHKAGTEVLQRGCHQLEGRSQRSKRCGNSQGSSKVDGLCTPFLNGRPAQRPWGHALPSPAQPRPGSSRRLRPRPWPSTCSRDHATGMQRGRLSSARPAGSVPGLVDFEDKEQVKAFLENVVECKYQCYCEKDPNGLYELLAVLPVQLGPRVDSQEDLTFLWDMFGEKSLHSLVKVKTMLMSDSLGGKTWKNILSAVS
- the LOC119869196 gene encoding uncharacterized protein LOC119869196 isoform X4 translates to MGHMRDHGSCNAGRHKAGTEVLQRGCHQLEGRSQRSKRCGNSQGSSKVDGLCTPFLNGRPAQRPWGHALPSPAQPRPGSSRRLRPRPWPSTCSRDHATGMQRGRLSSARPAGSVPGLVDFEDKEQVKAFLENVVECKYQCYCEKDPNGLYELLAVLPVQLGPRVDSQEDLTFLWDMFGEKSLHSLVKVKTMLMSDSLGGKTWKNILSAVS